The genomic segment CCGCGCTGAAATCCTCACCCTTCCCGGCTCGCAGCGAGGGCGGGTGCGGCTCCTACCCGATCCTCCGCTCCCGGACAGTCTCGGCACTCCCCCCGGTGGCTGGCCCGACGAGCCCGTCCCCTATCGCAATCGATCGGGGGAACTGGTCGTCGGTGCGACCCTTTGGGTGGGGCCACTCGGTGCCCGGCTGATCCACGAAATCCCGTTCGAAGTGGTCTTCGAGCCCGTGCTCGCGGTTCTCCGACGGGTGGCGGGCGTGAACGCGGTGCTGCTCCTGGCCTTTGCATTCCTCGCGCGGCGGGTCACGCGTACCACGGTCGGCCCGATTCACGCGCTCTCGGAAGGAGCGCGCCGGATTTCCGAGGGCCAACTCAATGTGAAGATCCTCCCGATCCCGACGGAGGATGAACTTGCGCTGTTGACACGTACTTTCAACGAGATGGCCGAGGAACTCGTTTGCCAACGCTCCGACATTGTCCAGGCCAACGAACGCCTGCAGCAACAGAACGACGCACTCCAGGCCGCGAACGAGGTCCTCGGACAGCTCTCGATCACGGACGGCCTCACGAAGCTGCACAACCACCGCTTCTTCCAGGATTTCCTGACGCGAGAGATCAAGCGCACCGCCCGTAGCGGCGAGCCGCTCTCCATCCTGGTGATCGACATCGACGATTTCAAACGCCTGAACGATCAGCTCGGCCACGCCGCCGGAGATGAGCTGCTGGTTCGACTGGCGGAGATCCTGAATGACAACGTTCGCGAGGCGGATCTGGTCGCACGCTACGGAGGCGAGGAATTCGTGGTACTCGCGCCCAATACGGATCAGCCCGGTGCCGCCTTGTTGGCCGAGAAGATCCTCCACGGTGTCTCGTCCGCATCGTTCATCCTGGACGACACGATGCGCCTGACCAAGATGACGGTCTCGATCGGCGTCAATACCTTCTCCGGCAATCGGAAGGACTTCTTCCAGGGCGCCGACGAGGCCCTCTATCAGGCCAAGGCCGAGGGCAAGAACTGCGTGGTGGTCTACGAGCGCGGGCGTTCGACACCCGAGGGTTCGACACCCGAAGATCCGATGCCCGACGAGGGATGCGCGATCTGACGGTCGACCCGTCCCGTGTCATGCTGCTGCCATGGCGAGCGTGATGGGATTGACCGGGGGCATCGGCACGGGGAAGAGTACAGTCGCTCGCCTGCTCACGGAGCTGGGAGCGAACCTCGTCGATGCGGATGCCATCGTCCGCCAGCTGCAGGCCCCCGGCATGCCGATGCTGGCCGAAATCGCTGAAGCGTTCGGCAACGACATGCTACTCCCAGACGGTTCCCTGGATCGCAAGCGACTCGGCGCGAGGGTCTTCGGCGATCCAGCCGCCCGCACGCGCCTTGGCGGCATCACCGGCCCCCCGATCGTGGCCGAGCTCCTGAAGCAGATCGACGACGCACGGCGCGGCAACGCCCCCCTCGTCATCGTCGACATCCCGCTCCTCTTCGAAGGGCGCGGTGCCGCGCCCTACGGCCT from the bacterium genome contains:
- a CDS encoding diguanylate cyclase, which produces MPEPAAPNVTPERWSPSSLAGRLLFAVLGGVILSAVVVSGVAVHTTYHFLQRELRASVPVRLDQAAHQLDDGLLLAQAQLEAQLKDPDGSAEIEPLFRAVEPVPEVDGKDAEELNRDRLVQPRVLWRSGKPGPQLGVVANHDGRDFVGWLSDSYRAEILTLPGSQRGRVRLLPDPPLPDSLGTPPGGWPDEPVPYRNRSGELVVGATLWVGPLGARLIHEIPFEVVFEPVLAVLRRVAGVNAVLLLAFAFLARRVTRTTVGPIHALSEGARRISEGQLNVKILPIPTEDELALLTRTFNEMAEELVCQRSDIVQANERLQQQNDALQAANEVLGQLSITDGLTKLHNHRFFQDFLTREIKRTARSGEPLSILVIDIDDFKRLNDQLGHAAGDELLVRLAEILNDNVREADLVARYGGEEFVVLAPNTDQPGAALLAEKILHGVSSASFILDDTMRLTKMTVSIGVNTFSGNRKDFFQGADEALYQAKAEGKNCVVVYERGRSTPEGSTPEDPMPDEGCAI
- a CDS encoding dephospho-CoA kinase — encoded protein: MGLTGGIGTGKSTVARLLTELGANLVDADAIVRQLQAPGMPMLAEIAEAFGNDMLLPDGSLDRKRLGARVFGDPAARTRLGGITGPPIVAELLKQIDDARRGNAPLVIVDIPLLFEGRGAAPYGLDGVILVYAREEQQISRQIERDGATPEHALERVRAQLPIEEKRALADHIIDNSGSIAETEAQTEALFHLLT